GTGCCTTCGTCGGGCTGTAAACGTCCCGTCACAATATTCATCAGCGTAGATTTACCCGCGCCATTACTGCCGATAATACCGATGCGATCTTCAGGCGTAAAGTTATAGGAAAAGTCTTTGATCAGAGTGCGATCGCCATAGGATTTACCGATGCGATCAAGTTCCACTACTTTTTTGCCGATGCGTCGTCCTGCGGTGGTGATATCAACCTTGGCATTGGCTTGTTTAAATTCTGTGGCTTGCAGAGCATGGGCGCGATCAATGCGTGCCTTTTGCTTGGTACTCCGCGCCTTAGGTCCTTTTTTCAACCATTCCAATTCCCGCCGTAATAGTCCTGCATGTTTACGCTGCGTACTCAGTGATGACTCTTCTGCTTCCGCTTTTTTCTCTAAATAATAGGAATAATTGCCTGAATAGGAATACAAATCGCCGCGATCAATTTCAATAATGCGATTGGTAACGCGATCTAGAAAATAGCGATCGTGGGTAATCAGCAATAAAGCACCACGATAGCGATTGAGATAGCTCTGTAACCATTCCACCGAGAGTGCGTCAAGATGGTTAGTCGGCTCATCCATCAGAAGCACATCAGGTGCAGAGAGTAATGCTGAGGCGATCGCAATTCGTTTGCGATACCCACCTGAAAGGCTACCGATTTTTGCTTCTAAATCATCAATTCCTAATTTAGTTAACACAATTTTGGCGTTAGTCTCCAAATCCCAAGCCCCCGTCTGATCCATGCGTTCAGATACTCGCGATAGTTGCTCTAGCAACCGATCCATATCGCCATGTCCGTGGGTTAACTTATCGGAAATTTCTTCATATTCCTTGACTAGGGACATTTGCTCGCCGCTATCGGCAAATACTTGTTCTAAGACCGTATTTTCTTCATTCAGGTCTGGCTGCTGTGGTAAATAGATAATTTTGGCGCTGGAATTTACCCAAAGTTCACCGCCATCACTATGCTCTAGCCCCGCGATCATTTTAAGTAATGTGGATTTACCCGAACCATTTGTACCGATCAGCCCGACTTTATCGCCTTCATCGAGGCTAAAACTAGCATCCTTGAGGATTTCCTTGATGCCAAAATCTTTGCGGAGCGATCGCAGTGTAAAAAGTGCCATGCCTAATCATCATATGAACTTATGTCTTAGTTTAACTTCAGTGCGCCTAGAAAATGTCCAAATAAATGAAGGCGGCGCTTCGCGCCGCCTTCATTTATTTGGAATTAAACCGATCCCAGAAAAATAAAAGCAAGGTGATCCCTGTCAAAAATCCGTAAATCCCCCCGACCACCAGCGTTAAAAAATATCCCAACTGCTTGATCATTAAACTCCCCACCATTACGCCCACATACCAACTGCCCGTAGTACCCGCAATCCACCAACCCGATCGCTTAAAGTGGTGTTTCATTATTGTCCATTGCATAAATCCCGTCGAAAAACCCCGTAAACAAGCATAAATCGCTAATAAATCTACTGCTTCGCCATAGGTAATAGCTAATTGAAAACTCGCCCAAGAACTTAGCCCTCCGCCCACAGCACCACCGACTAAAGTCGTCCATAACCATCCCAAGCCGCCAATATATCGCCTGATCACTAACCACTGGGCTATGGCGATCGCCAAACTCATCACAGCAAAACTCAGAAACACCCCAAAATCGCCTGTTATATAATCTGTAACAAAAGCGCTAACTCTGCCTCCACCTGCATAACTGAGAGATGTAGCCACAGTCCACAGAGGCAAGAAACTCCAATGGAGTTTTTTGCTGGTTATCGCTTTTAACCTAAACTTGTTTAACAAGGATTTGAGCCTAATATTTGAGCTTAATAAATGAGAAGACTATACTTTTTATTACCAGGGACGACTGATAAATTTGCTTGTGGGGGCTTATGGGCTGAGCTAAAAACGCTGGAATTAGTTAAAAAAGTTTGTCCTGCGGAAGTAGTCACCTATCGTCAACGAGAGCAAGGACATTTATGGCTAGATGATTTGCTGAAGGGTGGTGATACATTTCAAGCTTTGGATGATGTGATTTTTGTGATGAGTTGGGGGTTTGATGTTGCCAAGCTAGCTCCTAAACTAAAACGTTTAAATGCGATTTACCATGCCCATAGCGCAGGTTATGGATTTAATTTACCCGCTAGCGTGCCAATTATTACCGTCAGTCGTAATACGCTCGGATATTGGGGACAGCGATCGCCGCATTCGTTAATTTATTATTTACCAAACGAGATTTCCGACAAGTTTCAAAATTGGCAAGGCGATCGCGATATAGATGTACTGGTTCAGGCTCGCAAATCATCTAGTTATCTGATGCGCCAATTGATTCCTTCGCTCCAGCAAAAATGCCGCTTAGAAGTAATTGATTATTATGTTGAAGATTTAGAAGGATTGTTTAATCGCGCTAAGGTCTATCTATATGATTCCGCAGAATATTGGGCAGTTCAAGGTGTTACCGAAGGATTTGGGCTACAACCAATGGAAGCTTTAGCCTGTGGCTGCCAAGTTTTTTCGAGTGTCAATCATGGCTTATCAGATTATTTAGATCCTGCTTTTAACTGTTACAAGATTGCAGGATATTCACAAGAGTTTGATATGCAAAGGATTCTCAGAGTGATTCAGACCAATCAAAAGTTATCTTTGTCGCCAACATTATTAGATGAGTATCGTGCTGAAAATATCATCAAGCGGTTACAGGTAATTTTGACGGAATTAAATGAGTTTTTTGATCACAAGCAGTTATACCAAAGTAATATTCCCAGCTTGGGTTATTGGCAAGTAATGAACCTGCGATCGCAGAGAATATTGGCAAAAATCAAAAAGAGACTTAAATTTTAGTTTGCCGATGTCTAGTTTTGGCTTCTTTTATCTCGGTGCTTTCTTCCAACCATTAGCGATCGCCTCAGCCTCTGTGCAGAACCATCGCTCTCCTTTGCTGACATCAATGTTGGTTATAGCGTAATCTTCCATGTTTGGCAGATGATATAACTTACTCCCTGAACTGACAGAAATATTGCCTTTAATATTGCAACCACGCATAAAGTTCATGGCAGGAGAAATTAAGCTAATCCCTAAGCCAATCAAAAATATGACAGGGATCACCTTCTGTATTGCTCCATGCGTATTGAGCTTGTTGATTTGTGTATTTCTATTTATTTGTTTACCTGTAGATTGCTTATTAGACGTTTGATTAGAATTACGCAATCTTTGATTTGATCCTGTAGGTTGGTTGAGTACACCTTGAATTGAAGCTTTAGAAGCCCGTATTTTTCCGTTTTCTTCGGTAACTTTTTCGTAAAAGATAGTATCTCCCACGATGGGACGACGACTTGCACCTTTTAACACACTGATATGTAAGAAAACTTCTTTACTCCCATCATCAGGTTTAATAAATCCAAACCCTCGATCATCTTTCCAAGTTGTTAATTGCCCCTGATGTGGAAAAGATTGCATAAAATATCGTTATTTTGTCTTTTTTCTAGATTAACCCAAAATGTCAATTTGTGATAATTACCTTAGTAATAGCAGTAATTATCATTATGAAACCGACTTTAGAGTTTACTTTGGCGATGTAAACTCTAAAGTCGGTTTTTGCAAGTCAGCCATTGGCGGACTTGCAAAAACAATTTTTATAAAGAGAATTGCTGCTTGTATAGGGACTTATACTTTTTCCCCTAAGCAATTAGCCAACAAGTGAGTGCCGCCGCGATCGCATCCGCCGCATCATCAGGACGTGGAATCGCATCAAGACTTAACTCCCGCTTTACTGCTTCCTGTACATCACTTTTATCAGCATTGCCATGACCAGTGAGAGCTTGCTTGATCTGTGGTGGAGAAAACTCAATCGGTTCAATATTGTGTTGATTGAGAACTAATACGATTACGCCTCTAGCTTGAGCCACATTTACCAAGTTTCCCATTCGATAAAAGAATAACTTTTCCATTCCCACCACTTGCGGTTGGAACTGCTCGATCAGCGTATGCATATCTTCATAAATAGTCTTAAGGCGATCGCCAATCGGTGTTTGCTTCGGTGTCACAATTGTGCCAAATTCTAAGAGTTTTGGTGTGGCAGGTTTGTCAACCTCAATTAAGCCAAACCCCACAATTGCCAATCCTGGATCAATCCCTAAAATTTTCATATTAGCAATCCTAGCAGAATCTTTGCCCACAACACATAAATCCTCAAAACAGAAGGTCTTGCGAAACCTCACTATCAGTCTTAAAGATCTAGATTGAGATTTTTATTGTCTACATGTGTCGTGTAAAAACTTAATCTAAGATGGTTTTGAGATATCTGTAAGGCTTTTAAGCTATAATGGCAGAGTGTTTTTGAGTCTTTATTCAAAAGACATCCTAAAACACCATCAAAAGCGCCCCTAAAATCATTTTTTAGAGCTTTAAAAAAATCCATAAAAGCGACATAATTTTTGGAGTTGTTTACCTTCATGCCTGAGATCGTTACAGAAACTTACAATGCCAATCAGATCCAAGTACTTGAGGGTCTAGAAGCAGTTCGTAAACGACCTGGGATGTATATCGGCACAACTGGGCCAAAAGGATTACATCACCTCGTTTTTGAGGTCGTTGACAACAGCGTAGACGAAGCCCTTGCAGGACATTGCGATCGCATTTTAGTTGAGCTTCTGCCCGATGGCTCTGTACAAGTCTCCGACAATGGGCGCGGTATCCCCATTGACATTCACCCCAAAACTGGTAAATCAGCCCTCGAAACTGTACTGACTGTTCTCCACGCTGGTGGTAAATTCGGCGATGGCGGCTATAAAGTATCAGGTGGTTTACATGGTGTCGGAATTTCCGTAGTTAATGCCCTATCGGAATGGGTGGAGGTATCAGTATGGCGCTTGGATACAGTCTATACCCAAAGATTTGAGCGCGGTTTTCCTGTTAGCGATCTCATCCCTAGCAAGAGTCAAGAAACAAGGCGCGGTACACAGGTGCGTTTCAAGCCTGATCCGCAAATCTTCACTACTCAAACTGAATTTGAATACGACATTCTCGCTAGCCGCCTCAAAGAGCTTGCCTATCTCAATGCTGGCGTAAAAATCGAATATTGCGATCGCCGTGGTGCAGAACTTCGCACCGATATCTATTGTTATGAAGGTGGTATTCGCGAATACGTCGCCTACATGACCCGCGACAAGGAACCGATTCATACTGACATTATTTATGTGAATGGTGAACGCGATAATGTGGTGGTGGAAGTTGCTTTGCAATGGTGCATTGACTCCTACAACGATAATGTTCTCGGTTTTGCCAATAACATCCGCACCATTGATGGTGGTACGCACCTTGAGGGTCTAAAAACGGTTTTGACCCGCACAATGAATGCCACAGCACGCAAGCTGAAAAAGCTCAAAGATGGCGACTCAAATCTGGCTGGGGAAAACGTCCGTGAAGGTCTAACGGCGGTGATTTCGGTCAAAGTTGGCGATCCAGAATTTGAAGGGCAAACTAAAACTAAACTAGGCAATACTGAAGTGAGAGGTATTGTTGATTCCTTTGTGGGTGAAGTTCTCAATGAATATCTTGAGTTTCATCCTGCGGTGGCAACTTCGATTATTGAGAAAGCGCTACAAGCCTTTAACGCTGCGGAAGCCGCCCGTCGCGCCCGTGAGCTAGTCCGTCGGAAATCCGCCCTAGAGTCTTCGACCTTACCTGGAAAGCTTGCCGATTGTAGTTCTCGCGATCCCAAAGAATCCGAAATCTTCATTGTTGAGGGAGATTCTGCAGGCGGCTGTTTTGAGGGTGACACGCTCGTTGCCTTAGCTGACGGACGAAATATTAGTTTCAAGCAACTGGTAGAAGAAGAACAGTCTGGCAAGCAAAACTTCTGCTATACGATTCGCAACGATGGCACGATTGGAGTTGAGCGGATTATCAATGCCAGAATTACTAAGCAAAATGCTGAGGTAATTCGTGTCACTTTAGATAATGGTAAGCAGCTAATTTGTACGCCTGATCATCCTTTTATGCTGCGCGATCGCACCTACAGGGCGGCGGCTGAACTGACAACTGAAGATTCTTTAATGCCGCTCTATCGCAAGCTTTCCAGTAAAGCAGATAAGGGTATTACCATTGATGGTTACGAGATGGTGTGGAATCCCAAATCTGATGGTTGGTTGTTCACGCACATGATCGCAGATTGGTATAACCGCTATCAAGGTGCTTACCAAGCCGAAGATGGAGAACATTGTCATCATCTTGATTTCAATAAACTTAATAACAATCCAACTAATCTCAAACGTTTACCAAAGTTAGAGCATTTGCAATTGCATCAAGTTCACATTGCCAAAACCTTGCATCGTCCTGAAGTCATCGAGAAATGTCGTCAATTAAAAACTACGGCGGAATTTCGCGATCACATGAGTCAGAGAATGCAAGAACCTGCAACCAGAGAAATCCTCTCGCAACAGGCAAAAGCACAGTGGCAAGATGCTGAATACAAAGCCTATATGACTGCGAAGTGGCGTGAATTTTATGAGGGCAATCCTGATTATAAACAACAAAATTACCAGCAGTTAGATCAAAGTCAGCGCGAATATTGGAGCAATCCTGAACATCGTCAGCAGCAATCTACAAGAACAAAAGAATTTTTCGCCCAAAATCCTGAAGCAAAACAACGTTTATCAGAAATTGCCCAACAACAATGGCAAGATAGCGATTTGATCGATTGGCGGCGTGTAAAAACTCAAGAGCAATGGACAGATAGCTTTAGGGCGAAACGTAAAGCTGCCTTGCAACAAACCTACTACCGCAAAACCTTAGCTGCCCTTAAGCAAGTTGCAATTGAGAATGGTTGTCTTGATTTAGATGCCTATCGTGCTCATCGGATTGATACCCGCGATAAATCTCTTCTGAAATTTGAGACATTCTGCGATCGCTATTTTGAAGGTAATTCTGAACTTGCGATTGAGGCGGTTGCTAATTACAATCACCGCATTGTCAAGATTGAGAATCTAACCGAGCGCATTGATGTTTATGACATCGAAGTGCCAAACACTCACAACTTTGCGCTTGCTAGTGGTGTATTTGTACATAACAGCGCTAAGCAAGGACGCGATCGCCACTATCAGGCAATTCTTCCATTGCGTGGTAAAGTTCTCAACATTGAGAGAGCCGATGACAGCAAGATTTATAAAAACAATGAAATCCAAGCCCTGATTACAGGTTGCGGGTTGGGGATTAAAGGTGAAGACTTTAATGAGTCCCAACTGCGCTACCACAAAATCATCCTCCTTGCTGATGCGGACGTTGACGGAGCGCACATTCGGACATTGTTGCTGACATTCTTCTATCGCTATCAGCGAGAATTGCTTGATCGCGGCTTTATCTATATTGGATGTCCTCCACTATATAAATTAGAGCGTGGTAAAACCGCTCAGTACTGCTATAGCGATAACGACTTACAGAAATTAATTGCCACCTTCCCACCCAATGCGAATTACAACATTCAGCGCTTTAAAGGTTTAGGCGAAATGATGCCTCAACAGCTATGGGAAACGACAATGAACCCAGCCACGCGATCGCTCAAACGTCTCACCATCGAAGATGCTGCCGAAGCCGATCGCATCTTCACGATTTTGATGGGTGATAAAGTTGCGCCACGCCGTGAGTTTATTGAAACCTATGGTTCCAAACTAGGACTTGCGGACTTGGATATCTAAATAAAAAAGGCGGCGCAATGCGCCGCCTTTTTTATTGATTGACTGATGTTACGTGGAACTCAGATAATGAACCTCTTGCTGCTAGCTAATAGCGAAGCAGGGCAACCACGGGGGGATTGCCCCTACTCCAATAATTTAGATTTTTGTAGGGGCTGTGCCCCCGTGCCAGCCCTAGACTTAGATGATCGTAGGAATTCTATCCACGTAATACCAATTCACGAAAGTGTGGCAACACTTTTGTGAATTAAAAACCAAACCCAGTAAGGGTTTTAAAAACACAAAATGGCTACGCCATTTTGTGTTTTGGTATAACATCAGTGATTGATAAATCCTCTAAAAGTTTGTGTAGAATTTTGACGCTGAGTTTGATAGTTCCGCAATAGCTGTTCTACTAACTCAGGTAATTTGTCAGCAGGATATTCCGCATATACTTCTCTACCAAAATTAGAATCACCATCACCTACATAAACTCTATAAGTCTCTGTATTAGTTCCGCCCATTCCAACCACAGCAATATCACTGGGATGGTGCTGAGCGCAAGACTTTTCACAGCCTGAAACATGGATATTGATCGGTTGATCAAGTTGCATACAGCTTTCTAGATAAGTGGCAATCTTCTTAGCATCTGACTGGGTATCAGTATGAGCAGATTTACATCCTTTATAACCAGAACAAGCAGCGATCGCAGCATAGGGATGATGAGCCGAAATATATAAGCCTAAATTCAAGATCTCCTGCGTTACCTGCTCAAGATCAGCTTCCGCAATATCCGTAATCAGCAGATTTTGCCAAGGCGTTAACCGCAAAGCTCCACCACCATATTGTTTAGCAAGATTACTTAGACCAGTGAGTTGCTGAGAAGTTAACCTTCCCAATGGAACAACCACACCAATATAGAAAAGCCCCGATTGTTTTTGAGAATGAATTCCCAAATGTTGAAAAGACTCTCTCTCTAAGTGGGAACTTATTGCTTCGTTTAGAGGTGTGATCCCCCTGCCTTCGGCATCCCCCTTGGGAAGGGGAACTTCTAAAGCCCCCCTTCCCAAGGGGGGTAGGGGGGATCTTAGTTTCTCTTCAACTAGATCAAGATACTTTTCCACGCCCCAATCATGCAGCAATTCTCGTAATCTCGGAGGACGCGATCGCGAATGTGTTTTCTGCTCTAGCTGTTGCTGCGTATATTCTCGATAAACTTCTGTTAGTGCCGCAAGAACTTCTAAGACTTGGTTTTCAGGGATTAACACATTCACTGATGCTGGCGAATCGCCGCGATCGCCTAATCCTAAAAGCAAATCAAAATAAATCTCTTGATCAATTTCAACCGCTACCAAACAAATATCATTAGGGAGATCGCTAACCCTAATCGCTTCACCACCATCAAAACAAATACTAAATTTATTAGAAAGAATCGCTAGTTCGGGATGCTGTAATAGATAGAAATTCCATGCTTTAACCAATGGAATTGTATTGATTTTTGCGTGAGCATCAATCCCAGCGCTAGGACTAGCCATCATATTCCGCAAGCCGTCGGTGCTTTGGGTGCTAGAAGCAAGTCCATAATCTTGAAAATCTAGTAGCACTTCTTCGGGCAAAGCTTGACTAGTGCGGATTTGCAGATTTGCACGATTAGTAATTTGGATTTCGTCATTACCAAATTGATTGACTACCTGTAGTAGCGCTTCGCACTGAGTAGAAGTAATTAATCCCGCAGGTAAACGGATACGCGAAAGAATGCCATCTTGAGCAGTGGTGGCATTAAAGAGACTGGGACAAATAGCTGTAGTAGATTGCAATTGAGAATATTCCAAAAAAATATAGATGTCGCCCTCACCCCTAGCCCCTCTCCCAATGGGAGAGGGGAACATGAAA
This genomic stretch from Pseudanabaena galeata CCNP1313 harbors:
- a CDS encoding glycosyltransferase: MRRLYFLLPGTTDKFACGGLWAELKTLELVKKVCPAEVVTYRQREQGHLWLDDLLKGGDTFQALDDVIFVMSWGFDVAKLAPKLKRLNAIYHAHSAGYGFNLPASVPIITVSRNTLGYWGQRSPHSLIYYLPNEISDKFQNWQGDRDIDVLVQARKSSSYLMRQLIPSLQQKCRLEVIDYYVEDLEGLFNRAKVYLYDSAEYWAVQGVTEGFGLQPMEALACGCQVFSSVNHGLSDYLDPAFNCYKIAGYSQEFDMQRILRVIQTNQKLSLSPTLLDEYRAENIIKRLQVILTELNEFFDHKQLYQSNIPSLGYWQVMNLRSQRILAKIKKRLKF
- a CDS encoding cold shock domain-containing protein, producing MQSFPHQGQLTTWKDDRGFGFIKPDDGSKEVFLHISVLKGASRRPIVGDTIFYEKVTEENGKIRASKASIQGVLNQPTGSNQRLRNSNQTSNKQSTGKQINRNTQINKLNTHGAIQKVIPVIFLIGLGISLISPAMNFMRGCNIKGNISVSSGSKLYHLPNMEDYAITNIDVSKGERWFCTEAEAIANGWKKAPR
- a CDS encoding ABC-F family ATP-binding cassette domain-containing protein, whose amino-acid sequence is MALFTLRSLRKDFGIKEILKDASFSLDEGDKVGLIGTNGSGKSTLLKMIAGLEHSDGGELWVNSSAKIIYLPQQPDLNEENTVLEQVFADSGEQMSLVKEYEEISDKLTHGHGDMDRLLEQLSRVSERMDQTGAWDLETNAKIVLTKLGIDDLEAKIGSLSGGYRKRIAIASALLSAPDVLLMDEPTNHLDALSVEWLQSYLNRYRGALLLITHDRYFLDRVTNRIIEIDRGDLYSYSGNYSYYLEKKAEAEESSLSTQRKHAGLLRRELEWLKKGPKARSTKQKARIDRAHALQATEFKQANAKVDITTAGRRIGKKVVELDRIGKSYGDRTLIKDFSYNFTPEDRIGIIGSNGAGKSTLMNIVTGRLQPDEGTVEIGTTIHFGYFDQHSDDLAEHGNQRVIDYLKDVAELVKTSDGSIITASQMLERFLFPGNTQYAPINKLSGGEKRRLFLLKVLMAAPNVLILDEPTNDLDVQTLAVLEEYLEEFNGCVIVVSHDRYFLDRTVEMVFSFEAEGEVRLYPGNYSIYLEYKKDEAEKESSDAKEQAANKATKEQKSSNIAPSAPETAKSKVESKKTSQLSYKEKREYEELEAKIPKLEAEKTQIEKNLYHNPPSGHTELQKLSARLAELTMEINTSTERWLELAERI
- the cobG gene encoding precorrin-3B synthase, producing the protein MQSTTAICPSLFNATTAQDGILSRIRLPAGLITSTQCEALLQVVNQFGNDEIQITNRANLQIRTSQALPEEVLLDFQDYGLASSTQSTDGLRNMMASPSAGIDAHAKINTIPLVKAWNFYLLQHPELAILSNKFSICFDGGEAIRVSDLPNDICLVAVEIDQEIYFDLLLGLGDRGDSPASVNVLIPENQVLEVLAALTEVYREYTQQQLEQKTHSRSRPPRLRELLHDWGVEKYLDLVEEKLRSPLPPLGRGALEVPLPKGDAEGRGITPLNEAISSHLERESFQHLGIHSQKQSGLFYIGVVVPLGRLTSQQLTGLSNLAKQYGGGALRLTPWQNLLITDIAEADLEQVTQEILNLGLYISAHHPYAAIAACSGYKGCKSAHTDTQSDAKKIATYLESCMQLDQPINIHVSGCEKSCAQHHPSDIAVVGMGGTNTETYRVYVGDGDSNFGREVYAEYPADKLPELVEQLLRNYQTQRQNSTQTFRGFINH
- the gyrB gene encoding DNA topoisomerase (ATP-hydrolyzing) subunit B; the protein is MPEIVTETYNANQIQVLEGLEAVRKRPGMYIGTTGPKGLHHLVFEVVDNSVDEALAGHCDRILVELLPDGSVQVSDNGRGIPIDIHPKTGKSALETVLTVLHAGGKFGDGGYKVSGGLHGVGISVVNALSEWVEVSVWRLDTVYTQRFERGFPVSDLIPSKSQETRRGTQVRFKPDPQIFTTQTEFEYDILASRLKELAYLNAGVKIEYCDRRGAELRTDIYCYEGGIREYVAYMTRDKEPIHTDIIYVNGERDNVVVEVALQWCIDSYNDNVLGFANNIRTIDGGTHLEGLKTVLTRTMNATARKLKKLKDGDSNLAGENVREGLTAVISVKVGDPEFEGQTKTKLGNTEVRGIVDSFVGEVLNEYLEFHPAVATSIIEKALQAFNAAEAARRARELVRRKSALESSTLPGKLADCSSRDPKESEIFIVEGDSAGGCFEGDTLVALADGRNISFKQLVEEEQSGKQNFCYTIRNDGTIGVERIINARITKQNAEVIRVTLDNGKQLICTPDHPFMLRDRTYRAAAELTTEDSLMPLYRKLSSKADKGITIDGYEMVWNPKSDGWLFTHMIADWYNRYQGAYQAEDGEHCHHLDFNKLNNNPTNLKRLPKLEHLQLHQVHIAKTLHRPEVIEKCRQLKTTAEFRDHMSQRMQEPATREILSQQAKAQWQDAEYKAYMTAKWREFYEGNPDYKQQNYQQLDQSQREYWSNPEHRQQQSTRTKEFFAQNPEAKQRLSEIAQQQWQDSDLIDWRRVKTQEQWTDSFRAKRKAALQQTYYRKTLAALKQVAIENGCLDLDAYRAHRIDTRDKSLLKFETFCDRYFEGNSELAIEAVANYNHRIVKIENLTERIDVYDIEVPNTHNFALASGVFVHNSAKQGRDRHYQAILPLRGKVLNIERADDSKIYKNNEIQALITGCGLGIKGEDFNESQLRYHKIILLADADVDGAHIRTLLLTFFYRYQRELLDRGFIYIGCPPLYKLERGKTAQYCYSDNDLQKLIATFPPNANYNIQRFKGLGEMMPQQLWETTMNPATRSLKRLTIEDAAEADRIFTILMGDKVAPRREFIETYGSKLGLADLDI
- the ruvC gene encoding crossover junction endodeoxyribonuclease RuvC, with the protein product MKILGIDPGLAIVGFGLIEVDKPATPKLLEFGTIVTPKQTPIGDRLKTIYEDMHTLIEQFQPQVVGMEKLFFYRMGNLVNVAQARGVIVLVLNQHNIEPIEFSPPQIKQALTGHGNADKSDVQEAVKRELSLDAIPRPDDAADAIAAALTCWLIA